A genomic stretch from Desulfolutivibrio sulfodismutans DSM 3696 includes:
- a CDS encoding sigma-54-dependent transcriptional regulator, with product MAEKILVIEDDAAFREMLVEALTSKGFEPQSVGSVEEGLRRLGETPFELVLTDVMLPGKSGIEAISLIRDMAPTTDVIVMTGYSTREKALEAVRRGAYDFFSKPFSLTELEIVIRRALERRGLRAELASLRTSLREARGGPTIVGQSEGMRRVVELIHRVAGLDTTVLVTGESGTGKEVVSDAVHALSKRATGPFIKVNCAAIPENLLESELFGHEKGAFTGALALKKGKFELAQGGTLMLDELGDMPLFLQPKLLRAVEQRQIERVGGARPIDIDIRIIAATNQDLPQLVEEKKFRADLYYRLSVAVIRIPPLRERKEDLPLLVEFFLSRINVKLGMNLRGITREAMGLLYAHDWPGNVRQLANVLERAAIMSTGEVLEADHFRDAFQVRAHAAGQEKGHSPGAAADGGEHVASLRQTLEDVERSMIETALAKKDGVQKEAAALLGISPKNLWNKIQKHGIDPARFSGQVA from the coding sequence ATGGCCGAAAAAATCCTGGTGATCGAGGACGACGCGGCGTTTCGCGAGATGCTCGTCGAGGCCCTGACCTCCAAAGGCTTTGAACCCCAGAGCGTTGGCTCGGTGGAGGAGGGCCTGCGCAGGCTGGGGGAGACGCCGTTCGAATTGGTCTTGACCGACGTCATGCTCCCGGGGAAAAGCGGCATCGAGGCCATAAGCCTCATCCGGGACATGGCGCCGACCACCGACGTCATCGTCATGACCGGCTATTCCACCCGGGAAAAGGCCCTGGAGGCCGTGCGGCGCGGAGCCTACGACTTTTTTTCCAAGCCGTTCAGCCTGACGGAGCTTGAGATCGTCATCCGCCGGGCCCTGGAACGCCGGGGACTGCGGGCGGAGCTGGCCTCCCTGCGCACCAGCCTGCGCGAGGCCCGGGGCGGCCCGACAATCGTGGGCCAAAGCGAAGGGATGCGTCGGGTGGTGGAGCTGATCCACCGGGTGGCGGGACTGGACACCACGGTCCTGGTCACGGGCGAATCGGGAACGGGCAAGGAGGTGGTCTCCGACGCCGTCCATGCCCTGTCCAAGCGGGCGACGGGACCGTTTATCAAGGTCAACTGCGCGGCCATCCCGGAAAACCTGCTGGAAAGCGAGCTTTTCGGGCACGAAAAGGGGGCCTTCACCGGGGCCCTGGCCCTGAAAAAGGGTAAGTTCGAGCTGGCCCAGGGCGGCACCCTGATGCTTGACGAACTGGGGGACATGCCCCTTTTTCTGCAACCCAAGCTCTTGCGGGCCGTGGAGCAGCGGCAGATCGAGCGGGTGGGCGGGGCCAGGCCCATCGACATCGACATCCGCATCATCGCCGCCACCAACCAGGATCTCCCCCAACTGGTGGAGGAAAAGAAGTTTCGCGCCGACCTCTATTACCGCTTAAGCGTGGCCGTCATCCGTATTCCCCCCCTGCGTGAGCGCAAGGAGGATCTGCCCCTTCTGGTCGAGTTTTTTTTGTCCCGCATCAACGTCAAGCTGGGCATGAACCTGCGGGGGATCACCCGGGAGGCCATGGGTCTTTTGTACGCCCACGACTGGCCGGGCAACGTCCGGCAGTTGGCCAACGTGCTGGAGCGGGCGGCCATCATGAGTACGGGCGAGGTGCTGGAGGCCGACCACTTTCGCGACGCCTTCCAGGTCCGGGCCCATGCGGCAGGCCAGGAAAAAGGCCATTCCCCCGGGGCGGCGGCGGACGGCGGGGAGCATGTGGCCTCCCTGCGCCAGACCCTGGAGGACGTGGAACGCAGCATGATCGAGACCGCCCTGGCCAAAAAGGACGGGGTGCAGAAGGAGGCGGCGGCGCTTCTGGGGATCAGCCCCAAGAACCTATGGAACAAGATCCAAAAACACGGCATCGATCCGGCCCGGTTTTCCGGCCAGGTGGCCTGA
- a CDS encoding type II and III secretion system protein family protein: MTSATPRTISRLRAMTVWALAWLVVFSGPAGAGIISAAPASVRPAQRLELAMGKSIIYTSTRGDIGRVSVAKPEIANFVLLSGKQIYITGEAPGMTSLTVWDRADKVMDIYDLDVAPDVTRLKRMLHDVLPDEPGLAVMASQDSITLAGSARNSENLKKALALAEVHAPGKVVNLVTVGGVHQVMLEVRVAEMSKDIANRMGININAISQGNFAYSLLGSLSSIDGTMMDIINAQNDYFYLQDDDGNAVFPPVSAKSSTFQPREVQQTATVSSNATGVVRYNTNYGQPNNVTWTGVVDILKKNGLAKILAEPTLVCLDGQKAYFNAGGQIPYAISSAFNQGIEWKDYGVKLEFAPTVLADERINLVLQQEVSEIDDSISTSAGPALLSRKASTTIELGDGQSFAIAGMLKQISGESLEKFPALGDIPILGSLFKSTQYTNKETELVIIITAHLAKPLDKSAIRLPTDNYTPPDDMEFFLNIAPNPVTEKKSGPARTAEANGLDGQFGAALPPVAQARELAQ, translated from the coding sequence ATGACATCCGCCACGCCACGCACCATCTCCCGGCTCCGGGCCATGACGGTCTGGGCATTGGCCTGGCTCGTGGTCTTTTCCGGCCCGGCCGGGGCCGGGATCATCAGCGCCGCCCCCGCCTCGGTGCGCCCCGCCCAGCGCCTGGAACTGGCCATGGGCAAATCCATCATCTACACCAGCACCCGGGGCGACATCGGCCGGGTGTCCGTGGCCAAGCCCGAGATCGCCAATTTCGTCCTGCTCTCCGGCAAACAGATTTATATCACCGGCGAGGCCCCGGGCATGACCTCGCTGACCGTCTGGGACCGCGCCGACAAGGTCATGGACATCTACGACCTGGATGTGGCCCCGGATGTGACGCGCCTTAAGCGCATGCTCCACGACGTCCTGCCCGACGAGCCGGGGCTTGCGGTCATGGCCTCCCAGGATTCCATCACCCTGGCCGGGTCGGCCAGAAACTCCGAGAACCTCAAGAAGGCCCTGGCCCTGGCCGAGGTCCACGCCCCGGGCAAGGTGGTCAACCTGGTCACCGTGGGCGGGGTGCATCAGGTCATGCTGGAGGTGCGGGTGGCTGAAATGTCCAAGGACATCGCCAACCGCATGGGCATCAACATCAACGCCATCTCCCAGGGCAATTTCGCCTATTCCCTGCTGGGAAGCCTGAGCTCCATCGACGGCACCATGATGGACATCATCAATGCGCAAAACGACTATTTTTATCTGCAAGACGACGATGGCAACGCGGTCTTCCCACCCGTCTCAGCCAAGAGTTCGACCTTCCAGCCCCGTGAGGTGCAGCAAACGGCCACCGTCAGCAGCAACGCCACGGGCGTGGTGCGCTACAACACCAACTACGGCCAGCCCAACAACGTCACCTGGACCGGCGTGGTGGACATCCTCAAGAAAAACGGCCTGGCCAAGATCCTGGCCGAGCCCACCCTGGTGTGCCTGGACGGACAAAAGGCCTATTTCAACGCGGGCGGCCAGATTCCCTACGCCATCTCCAGCGCCTTCAACCAGGGCATCGAATGGAAGGACTACGGCGTGAAGCTGGAGTTCGCCCCCACGGTCCTGGCTGATGAGCGGATAAATCTCGTCTTGCAGCAGGAGGTGTCGGAGATAGACGACAGCATCAGCACCTCCGCCGGGCCGGCCCTTCTGTCCCGCAAGGCCTCCACCACCATCGAGCTTGGCGACGGGCAAAGTTTCGCCATCGCCGGGATGCTCAAGCAGATTTCGGGCGAAAGCCTGGAGAAATTCCCGGCCCTGGGGGACATCCCCATCCTGGGCAGCCTGTTTAAGAGCACCCAGTACACCAACAAGGAAACCGAGTTGGTGATCATCATCACCGCGCACCTGGCCAAGCCCCTGGACAAGTCGGCCATCCGCCTGCCCACGGACAACTACACCCCGCCGGACGACATGGAATTTTTCCTCAACATCGCCCCGAACCCGGTCACGGAAAAAAAGTCCGGTCCCGCCAGGACCGCCGAGGCCAACGGCCTTGACGGACAGTTCGGCGCGGCCCTGCCGCCCGTGGCCCAGGCCCGGGAACTGGCCCAGTGA
- a CDS encoding AAA family ATPase produces the protein MQEKIAVVLDVADHGVRAAFERCLAEFADFEVLGAATSLVELVVREAASEDIGPELDDLRPFLDAAHGVEVFLVAPRLSTDTLMQAMRAGVREFFQADSPEDEIRMALWRFKERRDKRLAERQGQNGAAARQGRIINVFGAKGGVGTTTLAVNLAASFLSGKSGAMVSLMDMNLPFGEVQLFLDLHPRYHWGEIIGNIARLDATYLMSIVSRHASGLYLLPPPSRLEDLQMATPENISALLTCMRSLFDTVVIDLGMYLDEITLKVMDISDDIVLVCVQNLPCLANVRRFMENVRGVEGELVQKLKVVVNRHLPESDLSVEDMEKALGIKVFRRIQNDYKTTLAAINQGKTLAEIAPKAEVTRSIGDLARALVPPGEAKKGRGLFGLPFLSAGKRQG, from the coding sequence ATGCAGGAAAAGATCGCCGTTGTTTTGGATGTCGCCGACCACGGCGTGCGCGCCGCCTTTGAGCGGTGTCTGGCGGAGTTTGCCGATTTCGAGGTGCTCGGTGCCGCGACGAGCCTGGTCGAATTGGTGGTGCGGGAGGCCGCCTCCGAGGATATCGGGCCGGAGCTCGACGACCTGCGTCCCTTTCTCGACGCCGCGCACGGGGTGGAGGTCTTTTTGGTGGCCCCGCGCCTGTCCACGGACACCCTCATGCAGGCCATGCGGGCCGGGGTGCGCGAATTTTTCCAGGCCGATTCCCCCGAGGACGAAATCCGCATGGCCCTGTGGCGCTTCAAGGAGCGCCGCGACAAGCGTCTGGCCGAACGCCAGGGCCAGAACGGCGCTGCCGCCAGGCAGGGGCGGATCATCAACGTCTTCGGGGCCAAGGGCGGGGTGGGCACCACCACCCTGGCCGTCAACCTGGCCGCCTCCTTTTTATCCGGAAAAAGCGGGGCCATGGTCTCGCTCATGGACATGAACCTGCCCTTTGGCGAGGTGCAGCTTTTCCTGGATCTGCATCCGCGCTACCACTGGGGCGAGATCATCGGCAACATTGCCCGCCTGGACGCCACCTACCTCATGAGCATCGTCTCCCGGCACGCCTCGGGGCTCTACCTCCTGCCGCCCCCCAGCCGCCTGGAGGACTTGCAGATGGCCACCCCGGAGAACATTTCCGCGCTTTTGACCTGCATGCGGTCGCTTTTTGACACCGTGGTCATCGACCTGGGCATGTACCTGGACGAGATCACCCTCAAGGTCATGGACATCTCCGACGACATCGTCCTGGTGTGCGTCCAGAACCTGCCCTGCCTGGCCAACGTGCGCCGGTTCATGGAGAACGTGCGGGGCGTGGAGGGGGAGCTGGTGCAAAAACTCAAGGTGGTGGTCAACAGGCACCTGCCCGAGAGCGACCTGTCCGTGGAGGACATGGAAAAGGCCCTGGGCATCAAGGTCTTCCGCAGGATACAAAACGACTACAAGACCACGCTGGCGGCCATAAACCAGGGCAAAACCCTGGCCGAGATCGCCCCCAAGGCCGAGGTCACCCGGTCCATCGGGGATCTGGCCCGGGCCCTGGTTCCCCCGGGCGAGGCCAAGAAAGGACGCGGACTGTTCGGCCTCCCGTTTTTGTCCGCAGGCAAACGCCAAGGATAA